TTGAACTTGGTTGGTCAAATTAGTTAAACAATTGATGTTCTTAACTGTATATGTGCGTTATAGGAAAAGGTTAAAAATATGGAAagatttgctcttttttttggtCAATTTCATATTCCCCAAAAATTTATATGGTCTCTCAGAGAGTTTCTACCATCCACTACCAAATCCTGACATTTCACCCACTTACAAATTTCGTCCActtataatttcaattatatacaTGTATTAACCATTTAATAAGTAGACTAGTGATAAGAGTTTGGGATTAAGAGGTTTGTTTCCCTGTGGTTTAAAGTTCGAGTCCctatggttgctaatatgatggtcactggaggcttacatggttattaacttcagggcccgtgggattagtaaAGGTGCATGCAAGTTAGTCCAGatacccacattaataaaaaaaaattatacacatGTATCATGTGTAAATTGTTTAGACAATTAATTAATGGATAAAATGGAATGTGGATAGATCTTCTACTGAAAACCTGTAATGCTAGTATTGGGGTGATTTTTCAAGAATATAAAGGTGTGGTGCACTGTTTGTTCCCTATACCAGTACGAATTAAAGATTTCAATGAAGCAAAGCTAATTGCAGTGATTAAAAGGCACTAGAACTATCATCTACTAGTGAAGAATGTATAGGGAAGAGAATTATAATTGAATCAGATTCTTCCAACGTGATCAACTGGATGATTAAAGAGTCTAATAGAAATTGTGAACTGGTGGCTTGGTTTTAACAATCCTTTCTTCAGATTGCTTATATATATGCTATAATCACCATGGAGATTTTCAGGTTTCTAGCTTTTTTGAAGCTCAGGCTGATATTTTGACTTCATTAGTTACTGAGAGATATAAAGTTCATGGTTTAAAAAAGTAGACTGTTGGTAGTTTGTAAGAGATAGAATTAGGCATGGGATGGATCTCTAAGTACAGTACTCGACCACTACTGCCATGGTTGATGCTTCCTTTGGCTTGTTCTTTTTGACTTATGATGTAATTGTTTGCATGTGTCTTTATGGGCTATGGTTTGTGCCTTTCTTAGGCTTTATTACTTAattttgcttatatatatatatatatatatatatatatatatatatatatatatatatatatatatataaaagatagttAATTATACAGCAACAAAAGGCATATTTTGTTAGAAGGTAAAAGGAACTAATTGATACTTACTGCCCTtcacaaatataaaaagatataaaaatatggaTTTTAGATGGTAAAGGCCACTACACTGTTAAGTTGTGTTCTACTATTCTTGATAAACTCTTTTACTCGAGTTTAAAGACATACAATGCAGTCATTTTGAAGGGTGTTTCTCTCCAAAACTTGAGTTTTTACTATGGTTAGCTATGCACAACAGGTTATGCATTcacttctttttaattaaaagaaaaattatcataatgCAGGAAGAGATATATGTCCATTTTGTATTTCTagggttttcttttaataagcACTATAGGTAAAGCCAAAGGTGGCAGGAAATAGGGACCcaagtggtcatcatatgaaaCAGAtccaaaaaatgaaaacattcaAAGAAAACAGAGTCAAAAGAATCAAAACCCAGATCTCCAGCCCTCGCCAATTCCTTTCCCAGAAAACTAGTAACAATCTGCTTCATTTATGCTTGAATTGTATGTATGCCATTAGCTTTCTGCATCATATAACCTCAATGATGTATCTAATGATGATCATTCCAACCCAACCAGAAGTGAGACTAGCAACAAGCAGATACAACATAGAGAATATATCTGAATTAGAGATTGTCATAGTCATGCCATAAACTCTTCTACTCTACGGACTGACTTCTTGGTTAGCAACAATATCTGCATAGTGATTACCGtccttcttattttttataagtaaaaggTTACAATGTGAGCTTTCAATCAATCTGTTGTTACATGGGCTTTGGTGGCCTTCGGTTAATTTGCTGTGAATGTGGTATAAGTGGCGTGGCTGTTGCTAGTGAGAGGCTGGTCTTGGATGAGGGAGAGAGGAAAAACTGCTGTGTTCGGTGAAGATAAAGGAGATGGGTTGTATTTCGGCTGGAAAAAAGGGCAACTGTGGGGGTGTAAGAGGGGTCGGCGGTATAAGAGGGGTCGGCGGTAGTGAAACCGTCAGGGGAGATGGAGGAGAATGGTAGATAGGGGTAGCAAGGATTTCttagtgtctttttttttaagctcagCTAACAGTTTGTTTCTGGCTTTTTTTCCGTCTTTTTTATAATGTTCTCTACgtgttttaatgtgtttgtcTCTTTTAACATCGACATatcataattattgaaaaacatcttaatatttttatagataaaatcacattgaaaatcatgttggacacaaaaaacaaaacaatctttTCCTCTTTATAAAAAAGAACTTAAAAGTCATATTAGtttaaagtaatttattttctttttttaaaatcatattctAGAGATTATAATGTCCTAATTAAGAGCTTCCAGTTAGAATTGGACTCCTAGATcggttattatatatatatatcattaaatgAGATCTTAAAATCagtatataaaaagatttttcttcattaattatatttttttggcctGCCTTCGTATCACAATTTCAAGGAGAAACAAACATGGGCCAAGGTCAAATTTCAATGTAAATGTCAAGGTTTcctatttaatttaaacatatataattgtttAAAGCTCAATTTGAACAATCAATATGGCCTCCATGACTTGTTATTTAATTGAACATGGTTTGTTGCTTTTTTGaactttgtattttaatttaaatgcaaTGGTGTTACCTGAGACCCAAAcaatatttgtttgtaatttaatGGGTTATTAGTTTATGTTTGTTTGAATTGATGTAATTTTAACTAGAATGGTGTTTTGTGCTACTTCGCGCGGgctgatttaaatttttttaatattaaaaaataatgttcaaacaatgataaattaaaataaatcaagttaaatttactaaaataCAACTCATAATATAAAACTGAAATAACCTacagaaaaaaaagcaaaaagaaatcgCAAGCTTCAAGACCTAATAACCTAatgtcaaagataaaaaaaaaattaaaaaatataatgctgAAGAAGTAAACCCAAGCCAACTTGGCCTGaattgataaatatttcatAACCCGTGATATGAAAtcgagataaaaaataaaaaaaaaattcaaaaaaaatatttagaaaaaaaaaattcaacaaaaaaaacctttataaaaAACCTGAGCTAATCCGGGTTAATTTTATCACCCTGCTAATTAATTTATGGTTGTTTGAActgatttagttttaattttatgtagaGCTCACACCGTGCATGCATGGGGCATATGTAACACAAGCTTGTCGAGAGAAAACATGGGccaaaaagatcaaattaatctcttgttcaATTGGTCGATCGATCATGAAAATGTTAATTACCATTCATTATGTTTGCGTGTAAATTTATAGGCGTTTACTTGTTCTTCATGGTTTCTCCATCGTTGTCATATCAGAGGACCACCCCTTCCTTACTTTTGGTGAGCTTTGGATGCTGAAATAGTCGGTTTACATGCATTTATACCTATTTAGCTAGTTAGTGGTGTTTATAATTGTACCCAGATATGGTATTAGTTTCCGTAGCAAGGTAGAATTGTTCATGTAGAATCTTCTTCTACAAATAGCATCCCGCTCTGTGGTCCAAAGGCTAAGTCATTTCCTGCAGGTGAAGCTTTACGCACAACCACCCCCTCACACACACAGTTAATTACATGGCACAGgtgtgatgatttcttttttcttatgataGATTTAGTTTCTGCGTAAGAAAACGGTTGGTTCTTGTTATGTTTAGTTAGAGTATATCAGTAGTTGGAGGGTTAGGCATAATTAGCCGTTAATGGGACAAAGGAATGGCTTCAGACGACTTATTAGACGCAACAGCATAAATAGGGAGTCAACTGCTACCACCATAGATGGAGTGCAGAGGCTGCTTAGGCTACAACTCATACCATGTAGAGATTCGAAGGCCGAAAATCTAGTTATGCTTTGATCAGGGCATTGATGCATCCTATCTTCCTCAAGCTCCCCATATACAGCGGTGATTCTAGCAGAACATATACAGCATGTAGTCATAGGCGTCTCTGTTTGAATACTCTAAGAGACTTTCGCTTCAAATCAAAGATTAGGGACTAGAATGGAAGAGGTTCGAAGTTTAGGTGCCAAGGATAGCGAACCGAGCGCTTAAAGATGTTCAGAACAACTTGAGCACAGAGGATTGCCAACTTTGCCAATCAGTTACCCTCGACACATTTACATTCAGATTGTATATATCATCAGAGGTGAAATGTTAGTTACACCAGATTGAAAGGTTGCGAGAAGAACCATTTAGAGTTCCTCGTGGATTGAGTTGcatattaagtaaaaaataagaggTCAGATTAATAGTTGAACTACAAAGGTAGAACGCTTTGATAGAGAAAGAACATGGTTAAGAAATGGAATGTGAAAGGTCTAGTCAAACATAGAAGAAGCTTCTGAGCTCGCACAATGGCCAAACTTGCTCTTGCACGCATGGTCAACATAGGCACCTCGAGGaatttttcaaagattttagtcGTCTTGTTAGCTGCAACCGCTGAAACAATGCCCCCTTTAGTGCATCaggtttgtttatatatatataaaaataaaaaagttgcaTGATTCTTTTGCAGTGCATAAAAATATGCAGTATTTTCAATAGTCAAGGTTGTTGTGAGAACGGCCTTGATGCAGAACCTGCCAATTCGTATCGATCTGGTTCCAATCCAAATTCaacttaattaattgaatttcaGAAATGATTTATAAGATTCAGCGACATACACAAGATTATGCAATCTGTGACGGAGGAGCGATTCTAACTGGCATCATGCATTTTCGCCGGAGTTTTACTGGGACGAATCAAATCTTGGGAATGAATCCATAGGTCTCACCTTTTCGGCCAGAAGATCTGGCCTTTTCAAACTACAATAGCACCCTTCACTAATATAATAGATTGCTCCAACCACTATATACATGTCAAGGCaccatttcttgtttttcttttttgaattaataGAGAAGTGAACGATCCAGAATGGGCTTGAAGGAAGAATGTTCGAAACACTAAAACAACATTATCAGAACCCTAAGAGTACGTCAGATCTGTAAGCATCCATAAAATAAAGTTCAGGGGAGAACTGCTGCCGACCGAGGCGACAAGACTTAAAATCTCCGCTTTAAATAAACCATTAAAAGggtgtttcttgtttttttatcagaatttgaaaaaaaaaattgtttttaattaaattttttaatatttgatgtggtgatattaaaaataaattttaaaaaataaaaatatatatattattttaatatatttgtaaataaaaaaaaaaatatttaaaagataattatgttTGCTTTCTATCCAGTCAAGAAATAAAGGCCATCTCcaaggaaaaatattaaagaaaaaggtCAATTTTGGCTTTCACCTCTCATTGAGCTCCAAGAGGCGAGCTATATTGAGAAGTAGTCAAAAATAACTTTCAGGTTGAAATGGTATTCCTATATATGGGTTAGAAAAgccaaaaatttatttcatatatttttatacaaaaaaaaaatatgattgaaattgtattaattagttacaattaataaataattatatcaatatcaaatatattataatacaattagttttttgaaatagcttttttctattaaaatgcatctatataaaaaaaatactatatttacactgtttaaaaaactatattactaATTTAGCTCTTCTTAATAGCTTCTCCCCCAACATCCATTCCAGCTAACTGGATCTACACTCTAACCCTCATCTCTGAATGAAGCTGTCAAGACAAACTTGCTTCGAAATGCTAAATTTTGTATAGCAGTACTGGGCAGATAGTCACTTTTTAGGCTAACAAGTGGTCTGGATAATGAACCCTATctttaaaaaggaaaatcatTTGCCTCAAAACAAGACGACATAAGGGTAAAGCATTTGCCATCACAACTTATCCAAACGAAGTTTTAAGAAGGAAAAACATTTGCCTCAAAACACGAGAAACCTTGCATCATCTTGAAtgtatgaaatttattaaaaatatgactACTAAAAGCCCAGCATCATCTTGCAGGTATTTTCTCCGATTACATTGTTGATAATATAATTACACCTATGTGAGTTCATCATTTTCAGGGCTGGCAACTGGATTTTCATGTTGTTACAAGGAGACTTACTAATGGGAAGCAACTACAAGATGAAGACCATTTACAAATAGAAAAGGGCAAGGtggagaacaaaataaaatcacataaaCAAAGCACTTGGAAGGGGAAATGCTAAACCACTTTAGCTGAATCAAAACTGTTTGATttgcaaaaaggaaaaaataattccatGGACTTTAAGATTGCCTATTAGCATAATCGGTATATATGACCTACAGTATAATACACAACAGGGAAAAGTTATGCACCACCAGACTAAAATTTTCCCGAACCTGTAATTATAAGATAACAAATTGTATAAGAGATCAAAGTTGCGATGCACACCTCAACTAGATACAGTCAAAGCACCAAAACAAGAAAGTGATCTCAATCCCTGATGCCAAGTTCAACCTCAAGCTCATCATCATCTTCGAAAAGCTTTAGAAGACGGGCATGCTGCTcttccctcttcttcttttgccaAATCTTAAACAATAACATGGTAAATCCAATGATCGCCACGACACTGAGACAGGCTATTACCACCTTAATTCCCACTGAGCTTTTTGAATGACTCGCAGGTTTATTTGTATCTTTAGGATTCGCCGGGTCACTCGCTAAACCTTGAAACAgacaagaaaattttgaaaccCAACTTTAATTAGTGAAATAAATGTTGCCTGTCCTGACTAAATACAAtacaaaactcaaaatcaaggTTCGTCATGCTTTAAGACAGCAAAAACTACACAAATAGAATCATGAGAATTACATCTTACGCAATTAAATTTCAGGTCAGGTcacaaattgataaatacaagaagaaaaatcGGGTCTTGAAACCATTGAACAAATATTATTCCtaagaaattgattttgttagCTACCCATTAGAGCTTAGATCCAAAATTCTCTAACTTTCTTGAaagtgggaaaaaaatgaactaaCCCCAACTAAAATTCATTATTTAGCATCTGTCTGTTGTCCTTCCTTAGTTTTCCCAGAAACCAAACAGATAGATTATCGAAAATTCAACAATTCAACAAGAAACagaaactaaaaactaaagaatCATAGCAATCCTGAAATTCCAAAGAGTGGGTATCGCATGTATCAAGTCAATACAagtaaatcaagaaagaaaatgaaaaacaaaatggagGTACCTGAAAGAAGATGCAGAGAAATTgacaagaagaaaataacaaaaatctgTAGAGATCCAAACCCACAACAACtcctcatttttttcctttgtaaaATTAAGATTGTTGTGATAGAGAGGGGGGGAGAGACAGAGAGACAGTAGCAGCAGTTTGGTCGGAAGTTGAAAAAATGAATACTTGCGTTAGTTGGGGGAGACCTTTTATTACAATTTACACGTCTCTGGCATGCGACTGCTCTGATGCTTCCGGTTCGATGTTCACGTGAGCCTCACGTGACCagtcattgattttattttattgttattgttattgttatttttatttttagtttttattttttgatatttaagtgattaatttaattgatcatATTATCAGGTGAGTTCCAATGGTCTACAGCCATCGAGCAAAAGaatattatataacaaaaaaagttaaaatggaAGGTGAAAACAATGTagttatagatttattttattatttattgtgattgtataattaattttttatacttaaaaaaaaaaacaaagatcttGGTGTCAAGAGCATTAGTTTTCAGACCCGACCGGTTCAAGTTCCAAGTCTTAGGTTTTGACCTGGTTTCggatcaattcttttttttttaaatcaaaacaatgttgttttagtaaaaacaaaaaaaaataaaagtcaacaggtcgcaaccgggtttttgaccgggtcacgctggatttttccttctcctattttttcttcaacccgatCCAGTTCCAGTCCTAGATCAACTCGTCAGgctgggtttcaaaactatggtcaAGAGTGTACAAGGCTTTCTGCATAGTCTAACAGTTCTTATAAGAACGATCaggaataaatatatatatatatatatatataacctgttattttgtattttgtttttttgttgttttatatgttaaataataatataaattatatactaaaatttaatttaaaatttaattttatttaattaaaatagttatttaacataataaaaatattcacatTATAGGTTTGGTGTGGAGAATTCATAAGCttgatttagaaatatatctcGATTGAATCTTCAAACAAATCAACTCTTTGGAAATCAAGTTGTACCGATGGGATACAAGAGAAGACCAATGCCATAGATTGTTCATGAAGAATGAGTgaagaaatcaaattaacaataatgaaaacaatGTGCATTGCGTCCTTAATATGTAGTCCTACGGAATGCCAAGCTTTATTCTTGGAATTAGGAAGTACTAATTTTGTGTTTCTAAATAGGTCAAAGTActtcaaaattagaaaattaaaattgcaaattttttcaattagtatttttttttaatattttttcaacaattcattcttcaaaactaaattgattaagagttaagttttttaattgaattcaaatccttttttaagctaattttttcttattttttttattttttttagaaagttttgctttgatattttttacgatttgttttttattaggttagcTCCAGATTCATGATTATGATCACCGGTCTCAAAGGTTAGCatggattcattttttttaaaaattaatttatgtcaaTTTCACCCATCAAACTTTTTTCCATGATTTTCTGTTATGAGATTATCACAATCTTATGTCCATTGTCATAAGGTTTCCAAACTCACTTGATTTGATagggctttaaaaaaaaaaaactaacaataaatctagttaacaaaaaactaaaaggggtGGTGTTTTTATTATACACCacctcataaaatattattcattccaataatttttttaatctatgtgttttttaattttatcattcaatatttgatttattggagattgagcttcataatttattgtgatttgctttctatatggTTAGCTCATTCTTATGATCCTTGTcacaagtttgacaagttaatttgattgactagagtttttttcttttttttccctcattgatcaacattgggttgattaagaattaggcTTCgtgatttattttaactttcttttaatgaaattatctcagtctcatgacttgAGTTGCGGTTTGAAGGTTTGGCTAACTAACCcgattgactcaagtttttttttgtctttttttaatttgtagtttttcaattttatccttcaacttCAAGTTGGTTATGAATTAgccttcatgatttattttggttttctttttgtgaagttatcttaatctcatggcTTGAGTTACAATTTGCGGATTTGGCTGATTAACCcgattgactcaagttttttgttttttttatttggtagtttttcaatttcattctttcagCTTtgagttgattagaaattagatttcatgatttattttggattgttttctatgaagttatcctgGTTTCATTACTCGAGTCACGTGGTTTGCTGGTTAACTCAGGTAAACTCGGGTCGTTTTATTATGTcttgtttttatattgatttttttttaatttcatcttttaacaatgaatttattgaaaattaaccttcataatttgtttaaaatttctttatatgaggttatcctaGTTTCATAACTCGTGACAAGTTAACCTgggttgactcaagttattttttatgtgtattttctaaaaaattatcccGACCTCATGACCTGaatcatgaatttaataaattaactcatgtcattttttatttatcttttctttaatttttttaacttttttttcaaaactaaatcaaaattaaacttcatagtttgtttcaatgttttatttagaattatcaTGTCTCACgatccaattaaaaaatttgataagttaactcaaaattaatacaaatcaatccaatatgtttttgttttaatatttttttttatataaaaaaagttgttttctttattcttcAACACCAAGTCGATAAGAAATTAAacctcataatttgttttatttaaaattttaatgatctCATAATCTGAGttgtaaatttaataaattaaccaaaattaatataaatcaatccaatatatttttatttcaatacttaaatgttttcttgagtttttacaagttaaattatatttttaccagtCATTCAGGTTGTTTTTAAACTCATTAAATCAATCAAGTCAAGTCAAATCAAATAAACCTCTAcattatttaaaagattttttttttaactaaaatatattGGCAACACCTGAATATTTCttttacatgttaaaaaaaaatttaatctaaccAACGACAGCTTAATTATTCCAGACTACCATCACAAAGCTGCTATTGGTGTCACAAAAAGACCACTGCAAACAAAAATTGAAGACCAAAGACAGAATTTAGAAAAGTTTAAACAGCAATTTAGGAGAACCCTGAGCTTTGTAACTAACAGAGCAGGCAGAAACTTGATCACTTGAAGCATTTGGCATCCAATAGA
This genomic interval from Populus nigra chromosome 11, ddPopNigr1.1, whole genome shotgun sequence contains the following:
- the LOC133668053 gene encoding uncharacterized protein LOC133668053, translated to MRSCCGFGSLQIFVIFFLSISLHLLSGLASDPANPKDTNKPASHSKSSVGIKVVIACLSVVAIIGFTMLLFKIWQKKKREEQHARLLKLFEDDDELEVELGIRD